The following are encoded in a window of Gossypium raimondii isolate GPD5lz chromosome 13, ASM2569854v1, whole genome shotgun sequence genomic DNA:
- the LOC105784301 gene encoding PTI1-like tyrosine-protein kinase 3: MQAHIPPPPGYFVQLENPDDLFLKKRTRMRRWLCCSCQVEENYQSRENEHLKCNSDGHQKNSKVVSPIKPEERKSSSLIEMPALSLEELKEKTYNFGSNALIGEGSYGRVYYANLNDGKTVAVKKLDVSTEPNTLLS; the protein is encoded by the exons ATGCAGGCACATATACCTCCTCCCCCTGGCTACTTTGTGCAACTAGAAAATCCCGACGATCTGTTTTTGAAGAAAAGAACGAGGATGCGTCGGTGGCTTTGCTGTTCGTGTCAGGTCGAGGAGAATTACCAATCGCGTGAAAACGAGCATTTGAAGTGTAATTCAGATG GACATCAAAAGAACTCAAAGGTGGTTTCTCCTATCAAACCTGAAGAGCGAAAATCATCGTCACTTATTGAAATGCCTGCATTATCATTAGAAGAACTGAAAGAAAAGACATACAATTTCGGATCAAATGCTTTAATTGGGGAGGGTTCCTACGGAAGAGTTTATTATGCAAACTTGAATGATGGAAAAACTGTGGCTGTTAAAAAGCTTGATGTTTCCACTGAGCCCAATACTCTTTTGTCTTAG